A single genomic interval of Peromyscus leucopus breed LL Stock chromosome 7, UCI_PerLeu_2.1, whole genome shotgun sequence harbors:
- the LOC114691251 gene encoding olfactory receptor 1537-like has translation MAAGNYCTVTEFFLAGLSEKQELQIPLFLLFLGIYVITVVGNLGMVTLIVLSSHLHNPMYYFLSSLSFIDFCQSTVVTPKLLVSFVTEKNPISYSGCMAQLYFFITFGIAECYTLAAMAYDRYVAICNPLLYSVTMSYQIYTSLITGVYIFSVFGASVHTGFMIRISFCKLDVINHYFCDLPPLLKLACSSTYINELLILFFGTLNIFVPILIIITSYIFIIASILRIRSTEGRSKAFSTCSSHILAVVIFFGSLAFMYLQPSSVNSMDQGKVSSVFYTIVVPMLNPLIYSLRNKDVSVALKKILERKIYM, from the coding sequence ATGGCAGCAGGAAATTACTGCACAGTGACTGAGTTCTTCTTGGCTGGGCTCTCAGAAAAGCAAGAACTACAGatacccctcttcctcctcttcctaggAATCTATGTGATAACTGTGGTGGGGAATCTGGGTATGGTCACACTGATTGTGCTCAGTTCCCACTTGCACAACCCCATGTACTATTTTCTCAGCAGTCTGTCCTTCATTGACTTCTGTCAGTCCACAGTTGTTACCCCTAAACTGCTGGTGAGCTTTGTGACAGAGAAGAACCCCATCTCCTACTCTGGATGCATGGCTCAGCTCTATTTCTTTATCACTTTTGGCATTGCAGAGTGTTACACATTAGCTGCAATGGCATATGACCGCTATGTTGCCATCTGTAACCCCCTGCTTTACAGTGTAACCATGTCCTATCAGATTTACACTTCTCTGATTACAGGAGTGTATATTTTTAGTGTGTTCGGTGCATCAGTTCACACAGGCTTCATGATTAGGATTTCATTCTGCAAATTAGATGTCATCAATCATTATTTCTGTGATCTTCCTCCCCTCTTGAAGCTTGCATGCTCTAGCACCTATATCAATGAattattaattctattttttgGTACGTTAAACATCTTTGTACCAATCCTTATCATTATTACTTCCTACATCTTCATTATTGCCAGCATCCTCCGCATTCGCTCCACAGAAGGCAGGTCCAAAGCCTTCAGTACCTGCAGTTCTCACATCTTGGCTGTTGTTATCTTCTTTGGGTCTTTAGCATTCATGTATCTGCAGCCATCATCAGTCAACTCCATGGACCAAGGGAAAGTGTCCTCTGTGTTTTATACCATTGTTGTACCTATGCTGAACCCCTtgatctacagcctgaggaataAAGAtgtcagtgtggccttgaagaaaatacttgaaagaaaaatatacatgtaa